A region of the Pristiophorus japonicus isolate sPriJap1 unplaced genomic scaffold, sPriJap1.hap1 HAP1_SCAFFOLD_701, whole genome shotgun sequence genome:
tgtaggggctggaggaggttacagagatagggagggatgtaggggctggagggggttacagagatagggagggtgtaggggctggagggggttacagagatagggagggatgtaggggctggaaggggttacagagatagggaggggtgtaggggctggagggggttacagagatagggagggatgtaggggctggaggggggttacagagatagggaggggtgtaggggctggaggagattacagagatagggaggggtgcaggggctggaggagattacagagatagggaggtgcaaggACCATGGAAAGATTTgttaacaaggatgaaaatttaaaaaatcgagatgttgccggaccgggagccaatgttggtcagtgagcacagggggtgatgggtgagtgggactgggtgtgagttaggacacgggtcagtgagcacagggggtgatgggtgagtgggactgggtgtgagttaggacacgggggcagtgagcacagggggtgatgggtgagcgggactgggtgtgagttaggacacgggggcagtgagcacagggggtgatgggtgagcgggactgggtgtgagttaggacacggggcagtgagcacagggggtgatgggtgagtgggactgggtgtgagttatgacacggggcagtgagcacagggggtgatgggtgagtgggactgggtgtgagttaggacacggggtcagtgagcacagggggtgatgggtgaacgggactcggtgcgagttaggacacgggacagtgagcacagggggtgatgggtgagtgggactgggtgtgagttaggacacgggtcagtgagcacagggggtgatgggtgagtgggactgggtgtgagttaggacacggggcagtgagcacagggggtgatgggtgaacgggactgggtgtgagttaggacactgggacagccgagttttggatcacctgtagtttacgttgggtagaatgtgggaggccggccaggagtgtgttggaatggtcaagtctggaggtaacagaggcagggatgagggtttcagcagcggatgagctgaggcagggggcggagacgggcgatgttatagagGGGAAAATCGGTTGTGGCGGGAACTGAAGACAAAGGCTGAATATTCAgttggagaacatttttgctccTCCAGACCTGGatgtggacaagcagtgtgacaatttatgGAGCCAggaggggtcgggagaagtggggatgaggtcgagctgggtgtcagcgtacatgtggaaactgacgccgtgtttccggatgatgtcgccaaggggcaacgtagatgagaaacaggagggggctaaggatagatcattggggggcaccagaggtaacgatgtgggggcgggaagagaagccactgggcagtgatcaggagcaggaaccctggctgatttcctccctaacccaggggtcactgggcagtgatcaggagcaggaaccctggctgatttcccctctctaacccaggggtcactgggcagtgatcaggagcaggaaccctggctgatttccccctctctaacccaggggtcactgggcagtgatcaggagcaggaaccctggctgatttcccctctctctaacccagggatcactgggcagtgatcaggagcaggaaccctggctgatttcccctctctctaacccaggggtcactgggcagtgatcaggagcaggaaccctggctgatttccccctctctctaacccaggggtcactgggcagtgatcaggagcaggaaccctggctgatttcccgctctctctaacccaggggtcactgggcagtgatcaggagcaggaaccctggctgatttcccctctctctaacccaggggtcactgggcagtgatcaggagcagggaccctggctgatttccccctctctaacccaggggtcactgggcagtgatcaggagcaggaaccctggctgatttcccctctctctaacccaggggtcactgggcagtgatcaggagcaggaaccctggctgatttcccctctctctctaacccaggagtcactgggactGGGACTGTACCTGAGCTGGGACAGGGAGCTGGGACTGGGGACTGTACCTGAGCTGGACAGGGAGCTGGGACTGGGGACTGTACCTGAGCTGGGACAGGgagctgggactggggactggggattgtACCTGAGCTGGAGAGGGAGCTGGGACTGGGGACTGTACCTGTGCTGGGAAAAGAAGCTGGGACTGGGATAGTATCTGAGACTGGGGACTGTACCTGAGCTGGGACAAGGAGCTGGGATTGTACCTGAGCTGGGACTGGGACAGAGAGCTGGGATTGTACCTGAGCTGGGACTGTACCTGAGCTGGGACTGTACCTGAGCTGGGACTGGGGACTGTATCTGATCTGGGACAGGGAGCTGGGATTGTACCTGAGCTGGGACTGGGACAGGGAGCTGGGACTGTACCTGAGCTGGGACAGggagctgggactgggactggggactgtacCTGAGCTGGGACTGGGGACTGTACCTGAGCTGGAGAGGGAGCTGGGACTGGGGACTGTACCTGAGCTGGACAGGgagctgggactggggactggggactgtacctgagctgggactggggactgtacctgagctggagagggagctgggactggggactgtacctgagctgggactgggactgggactggggactgtacCTGAGCTGGGACTAGGGACTGTACCTGAGCTGGGTCAGGgagctgggactggggactggggactgtacCTGAGCTGGAGAGGGAGCTGGGACTGGGGACTGTACCTGAGCTGGAGAGGGAGCTGGGACTGGGGACTGTACCTATGCTGGGAAAAGAAGCTGGGACTGGGATAGTATCTGAGACTGGGGACTGTACCTGAGCTGGGACAAGGAGCTGGGATTGTACCTGAGCTGGGACTGGGGACTGTATCTGAGCTGGGACAGGGAGCTGGGACTGGGGACTGTACCTGAGCTGGGACTGGGGACTGTACCTGAGCTGGGACTGGGACAGGGAGCTGGGATTGTACCTGAGCTGGGACTGTACCTGAGCTGGGACTGGGACTGTACCTGAGCTGGGACTGGGACAGGGAGCTGGGATTGTACCTGAGCTGGGACAGGGAGCTGGGACTGGGACTGTACCTGAGCTGGGACTGGGACTGTACCTGAGCTGGGACAGGGAGCTGGGATTGTACCTGAGCTGGGACTGGGAcagggagctgggcctgggactggGACTGTACCTGAGCTGGGACAGGGAGCTGGGACTGGGGACTGTACCTGAGCTGGGACTGGGACAGGGAGCTGGGACTGGGGACTGTTCCTGAGCTGGGACTGGGACAGGGAGCTGGGACTGGGACTGTATCTGAGCTGGGACAGGGAGCTGGGACTGGGGACTGTACCTGAGCTGGGACTGGGACAGGGAGCTGGGACTGGGGACTGTATCTGAGCTGGGACTGGGACAGTACCTGAGCTGGGACAGGGAGCTGGGACTGGGACAGTACCTGAGctgggactgggacagggaggTGGGACTGGGACTGGACCTgagctgggactgggactggggactgtacCTGAGCTGGGACTGGGGACAGggagctgggactgggactggggactgtacCTGAGCTGGACAGGGAGCTGGCAGCACTGGTTGACTGGCTGTGCTCCACGGACGGGCTGGTAGAGATGCTGTTGGTCGTGTTCGTCCCCTCGTCCAGTGTTTTCTTGAAGAAGTTGTGTTGAAGTGCATAGAAAGGGGTGATTCGCGTTTTTGGATCATAGTCCAGCATCCGGAGGATCAAGTCCTTGAACTTGGAGTACTCGGCAGGGTTGTGACCAGCCTCTCCTGCCCTCCGCCCGCATGGCCCACCTGTCTCCACGCCAATAACCGTGTGCAGCTTGCGGCTGGCAGCCGCCTTGTATTCCTGCAGAGAATCGAGGGGACACGGTTATAATGGCCACGGCACTCGGTCCCTCCCAGTCACTGCATCAGACAGGCTCAAataacctccctctccctccctccgtccgtctctccctctcactccctccgtccgtctctccctctctctccctccgtccgtctctccctctccctccgtccgtccgtctctccctctccctccgtccgtctctccctctccctccgtccgtccgtctctccctctccctccatccgtctctccctctccctccctcagtccgtctcaccctctccctccgtccatccgtctctccctctccctccatccgtctctccctctccctccctccgtccgtctctccctctccctccatccgtctctccctctccctccgtccgtctgtctctccctctcactccctccgtccgtctctccctctccctccctccgtctctccctctccctccgtccgtctctccctccgtccgtctctccctccgtccgtctctccctctccctccctccgtccgtctctccctctcactccctccgtccgtctctccctctcactccctccgtccgtctctccctctccctccatccgtccgtctctccctctcactccctccgtccgtctctccctctccctccgtccgtctctccctctccctccgtccgtccgtctctccctccgtccgtctctcccgctccctccgtccgtccgtccgtctctccctctcactccctccgtccgtctctccctctccctccatccgtctctccctctccctccgtccgtccgtctctccctctcactccctccgtccgtctctccctctcactccctccgtccatctctccctctcactccctccgtccgtctctccctctccctccgtccgtccgtctgtctctccctctccctccatccgtctctccctctccctccgtccgtccgtctctccctctccctccatccgtctctccctctcattccgtccgtccgtctctccctctcactccctccgtccgtctctccctctcactccctccgtctctccctctccctccgtccgtctctccctctcactccctccgtccgtctctccctctccctccgtccgtccgtctctccctctcactccctccgtccgtctctccctccgtccgtctctccctctcactccctccgtctctccctctccctccgtccgtctctccctctccctccatccgtctctccctctccctccgtccgtccgtctctccctctgtccgtctctccctctcactccctgcgtctctccctctccctccctccgtctctccctctccctccgtccgtctctccctctccctctgtctgtctctccctctcactccctccgtccgtctctccctctccctccatccgtctctccctctccctccgtccgtccgtctctccctccctccgtccgtctctccctctccctccatccgtctctccctctcactccctccgtccgtctctccctctccctccatccgtctctccctctccctccgtccgtccgtctctccctccctccgtccgtctctccctctccctccatccgtctctccctctccctccatccgtctctccctctcactccctccgtccgtctctccctctcactccctccgtccgtctctccctctcactccctccgtctctccctctccctctgtctgtctctccctctcactccctccgtccgtctctccctctcactccctccgtctctccctctccctctgtctgtctctccctctcactccctccgtccatctctccctccctccgtccgtctctccctctcactccctctgtctctccctctcactccctcgatccgtctctccctccctccgtccgtctctccctctcactccatccgtctctccctccctccgtctctccctctccctccgtccgtccgtctctccctctcactccctccgtccgtctctccctctcactccctccgtcgctccctctccctccgtccgtctctccctctcactccctccgtctctccctctccctccgtccgtccgtctctccctccatccgtccgtctctccctctcactccctccgtccgtctctccctctccctccgtccgtctctccctctccctccctccgtccgtccgtccgtctctccctctcccaccgtccgtccgtctctccctctcactccctccgtccgtctctccctctccctccgtccgtctctccctctccctccctccgtccgtccgtctctccctctccctccgtccgtccgtctctccctctcactccctccgtccgtctctccctctccctccgtccgtctctccctctcactccctccgtccgtctctccctccgtccgtctctccctctccctccgtccgtctctccctctccctccgtccgtctctccctcttcctccgtccgtctctccctctccctccgtctctccctccgtccgtccgtctctccctcacactccgtccgtctctccctctccctctgtccgtctcttcctcttcctctcccaccGTCTGTTTCTCCGCACCCTCGACCCCTCACCCGCTCGCCCCCACCCGGTCGCGCCCACCCTCTCGACCCCTCGCGCCCACCCGCTCGCCCCCACCCGGTCGCGCCcaccctctcgccccctcgcccccacccTCTCGCCCACCAGTGAGCCACCAATGCCAGTGAGCAACCCATTGAGACAGCAAGCAGGGAGCAGTGTGGCAATAACTGCGAGTGGAGAGATAGCCCACCCACAGCGGGTCTCATGCTGGAGCAGGAAAACATACCTTCTTGGAGTCCTTGACTTTCTTGACGGTCCACAGTCCATCCGAGAGTTTATCGAAGTACTTGCGGGATTTGGGTGCCTGCTCCAGCATGTGACTGGGGGGGATCCCCACAACCTCCACGATCTTGTTCATCTGATCCACCTGAAAAAAGCCACAGGCGACAGTCACAAtcgcactgggtacagtactggtgggtacaggtcagtcactgtataacactggggtacagtactggtgggtacaggtctgtcactgtataacattggggtacagtactggtgggtaccggtctgtcactgtataacactggggtacagtactggtgggtacaggtctgtcactgtataacactggggtacagtactggtgggtacaggtctgtcactgtataacattggggtacagtactggtgggtaccggtctgtcactgtataacactggggtacagtactggtgggtacaggtctgtcactgtataacactggggtacagtactggtgggtaaaggtctgtcactgtataacactggggtacagtactggtgggtacaggtctgtcactgtataacactggggtacagtactggtgggtacaggtctgtcactgtataacactggggtacagtactggtgggtacaggtctgtcactgtataacattggggtacagtactggtgggtacaggtctgtcactgtataacactggggtacagtactggtgggtacaggtctgtcactgtataacactggggtacagtactggtgggtacaggtctgtcactgtataacactggggtacagtactggtgggtacaggtctgtcactgtataacactggggtacagtactggtgggtacaggtctgtcaatgtataacactggggtacagtactggtgggtacaggtctgtcactgtataacactggggtacagtactggtgggtacaggtctgtcactgtataacactggggtacagtactggtgggtacaggtctgtcactgtataacactggggtacagtactggtgggtacaggtctgtcactgtataacactggggtacagtactggtgggtacaggtctgtcactgtataacactggggtacagtactggtgggtacagatctgtcactgtataacactggggtacagtactggtgggtacaggtctgtcactgtataacactggggtacagtactggtgggtacaggtctgtcactgtataacactggggtacagtactggtgggtacaggtctgtcaatgtataacactggggtacagtactggtgggtacaggtctgtcactgtataacactggggtacagtactggtgggtacaggtctgtcaatgtataacactggggtacagtactggtgggtacaggtctgtcactgtataacactggggtacagtactggggtacaggtctgtcaatgtataacactggggtacagtactggtgggtacaggtctgtcactgtataacactggggtacagtactggtgggtacaggtctgtcactgtataacactggggtacagtactggggtacaggtctgtcaatgtataacactggggtacagtactggtgggtacaggtctgtcactgtataacactggggtacagtactggggtacaggtctgtcactgtataacactggggtacagtactggtgggtacaggtctgtcactgtataacactggggtacagtactggtgggtacaggtctgtcactgtataacactggggtacaatactggtgggtacaggtctgtcactgtataacacgggtacagtactggtgggtacaggtctatcactgtataacactggg
Encoded here:
- the LOC139256285 gene encoding skin secretory protein xP2-like, with product PSSLSQSQLRYSPQSQLPVPAQIQSQSQLPVPVPAQEQSPVPAPCPSPSSGTVPSPSSLSQLRYSPSPRPSSLSQSQLRYNPSSLSQLRYSPSPSSGTVPVPAPCPSSGTIPAPCPSPSSGTVPVPAQVQSQLRYNPSSLSQSQLSLCLQFPPQPIFPSITSPVSAPCLSSSAAETLIPASVTSRLDHSNTLLAGLPHSTQRKLQVIQNSAVPVS